In Fragaria vesca subsp. vesca linkage group LG1, FraVesHawaii_1.0, whole genome shotgun sequence, the sequence ACCGCTACTAACGGCTCTACCACATCAGGACACAAATATGGTCGAATTACCACTGGAAAAAAAACGTTGTAGCATGATATGACAGTCATGAGTCTTTAATCCAAATAGCTTATTCTCCCCCACTTTTACACATCGAGATATATTTCCTGCATAACCATGAGGATACTTAATAGCTTCAAACCATTTGAAAACTTTCTTCTCATTAGCCGGATTAATCCTGTAATGTGCAAGAGGCATTGACCCCGACGTTGTTAGCCACAAGTGAGGGCGTATGTTCATGAGTTGAAGATCTTTGCGCGCCTTCACAATGTCCTTAGTCTTATCTTTAAACCCGAAAACTGTTCCCACAATGCTGTTACAAACATTCTTCTCTATATGCATGACATCAAGGCAGTGTCTTATTCTCAATTTCTTCCAGTAAGGCAATTCAAAAAATATACTCTTGTGCGTCCAGTTCTCCAATCTAGAAGGACGTTTTGGATTCCGAGCTAACACGTCAGGATCACTGCTAAGACGTCCGAAATCAAAAGAGTTTAACATGTCCAAAATCCACTCACCAGACCGCTCTTAGAGTTTTAAAGCAAACTCTTGCTTCCCATCGAATGAAGCCACATCAAATCGCCATGGATGATCTTCCGGAAGCCCTGTACGACTCCCCAAGTAACACACCTTTCCAGCATGCCAACTAGCATTTAGGTCTCCTAAGCAAATTGGACAAGCCATGTAACCTTTAGTGGTTTGAGACGACAACATCTCATATCCAGGAAAATCACTAATGGTCCAAACCACTGTTGCTTTCATCCTGAATGAAGTTTGACTATACCAGTCAAAAGTAGGGACTCTATTTTCCCATAATTCTTTTAACTCGTCAATCAATGGTCTCATGTACACATCAAGACATTAACAAAGTCAGCATACTAAATTCCTTCTTCATACACATCCATGGAGGTAGGTTGTACACCACAACAATAACAGGCCAAATACTATAAGACAAATTCATGTTTCAGGTAGGATTAAACCCGTCCAAGTCTTACATTTCGAATGTCTTCTGCAAAATCAGGAAATGATCTGTCAAATGATTTCCAAACCTCCCCATCTGCGGATTGTCTGAGAGTGTCATCATTTTTTCTCGTTACCCCGTGCCATCTCATCTTTTCTGAAGTGTGTGAAGACATGTACATACGCTTCAACCTAGGAATCAATGGGAAATAATGAAGCACCTTCTTTGGAATCCTTTTCTTCTTAGATGAAGAAGATGATGACTTCCACCTCAACGCTTTGCACACTGGACAGTAATCTAGGTCTTTGTTGATGACTCCATAAAACAAAACGTAGTTATTCTTGCATGCGTCATTCTCATAACCGAGGCCAAGATCTTTCAACATACTCTGTACCTTATCAAAGCTGTGGGGAAAGTTGTTTCCTGGAGGAAGCAATTTCTTGATGTTCACCAAGTTACGGTTAAATGACACATTCGACCAATTGCTGTCAACTTTGGTTATAATCTGTTCAATGATGGCACCCAAGACAGTTACATTACACCCAGGGTACAATGGGGTCTGTGCTTTATCAAGCAGCCTATTATACTTATCGTAATCATCATTGTCAACATTTGAAAAAGCATAGTCTGCATCAGTGGTCTCGTAAACAACCTCTTCCTCATGTCTTGCAGCAAATGAAGAAAAAGCATCATGTATAATGTCCATAGAAGGATCCACATAAGGGTCGAAACTACTGCTGGATGAGCCAGCATGCTAAAAGTGTCCCGCTCGGATTTCTTCCAAGGTAGGTTCATTATCTAATGTTTCACCATGTAGACTCCATGTAATACGTCTTGTATTCAGGTGTTCGTGGATTTCATAAATCGTCTTCCACTTAGTATTATGACATTCAACACACGGACACCTGTGTAGAGTTCTGCCATCAGCATGTTTAAGTACAAATAACAAAAAATCTAGAATTCTTTGTTGGTATTCAGGGTTCCCCCAGTCGTACTGCATCCATCTCTTGTCCATGTCCTGTCATATATATAAACAACAAATAAGCAATAGTAGTTCAAAAAACACAACAACAAAAACATGTATTTGATTGCTAAGTTATGTTTCTAAGTTATAAACATAACAAAATTATGTTCTCCTAAAATGATTCTTGAATTGTCCCATTCAGGAGAACACGATTTTGTTTCTAAGTTTATAATTCTTGTCTTTTCGATTTCGATGTGGGAAAATTTCGGTAGCATCTTCCTATAGTCCCTCTAGTGTATAAATAACTATACCTAGTATGCACTCGAGGAACAGTAACGAGAGACAGTGTCGAAACATATACCCACAACCGAAAACGAAAAGACAAGAACAACAAACTACATAACAAAATTATGTTCTCCTAAACTGTCCAAAAATGGGACAATTCAAGAATCATTTTGTCAAACACAGTTGTGACAAGATTGTGACAAGATGATTCTCAAACGGGATTTCTAAAGTTCAAATTTAGGTGAATGAAAGAATATAATCTTATATTCTTATATTTGATTATCACAAAATAAACACAACATATATAATCATTTGAATGCACAAAAAATTTTCACAAAACCAAACAATTAAGTATATTTACATATATCCCTAACATAATTAAATAATTTTCTCAAAACCTAATAATAGTAAAGCATATATATAATCAACAAATTAAACTAATTAACTCTAATATTCACAAATTAAAATAACTAACTTTAAAAATCAACAATTAAGAATCAACATATATATATATATATATATATATATATATATATATCAATCCACATTAATCATCACCCAACAATATTAACAACACGCTTGTGACCGGAATCTTCGCCAGAAAACTCATTGGAAAACATGAAAAAATATGGTGGAGAAAGAGAGAGAAAGAGATTATACCAAACTATAAATCAATGCATAGGTAGACAAGCAAAGGTTTCAGAGACTGGCCTGAATTTGAAAGGCTTCACACCGGGTATTGAAAATCGAAGCAAATTTTGAGAGAGAGAATTGAGTGTTTTGAAATGAGAGATGCAGATCTAGAAACGCAGTAGGGTGTTATAAAAGCAAGTTCAGTAAGGTGACGAAATAAATACTTTCATCACCAGAGTAACCTGTTACATGACGAAACATATTTTCGTCACCTAAGAGAGAACACTTTAGTGACGAAAAAATGTTTCGTCACCTACCCCATCACTTACATGACGAATTAAATTTTCGTCACCTAAGTGCTACAAACTTTGGTGACGAAAATTTAATTCATCACGTACACCATCACTTAAATGATGAAACATATTTTCGTCACCTAAGTGCTAAAAGCTTTGGTGACGAAAATATTTTTCGTCACCTATCTTGTCACTTACATGACGAAATATATTTTCGTCACCTAAGAGAGAAACCCTTTTGTGTCGAAAATATTTTTCGTCACCTTCCCTATAACTTACATGACAAAAGTTATTTTCGTCACCTAAGTGAGATCTAAGGTGACAAAATGAGTGACGAAATAACCTTACCTGACTTAGATGACGAAAACTTGTACTGAGGTGACGAAACGGGTTTCATCACTAAAGTGTTCTCTTAGGTGATGAATTATAAATATTTCGTCACCTTAGAACCTTTTTCTGGTAGTATATACTTCAATCAGCGTTGGCGAGATTCAAATTTAGATATGATAGTTTCACACATAGGCTCTTAACAACTCGACTACCTATGGTAGTTACTGTTTACTTATTCATAATTGTGATGATTACTAAAGATATAAGTGTCAAATAATTGAAATATATAAAAACAATAACATTTATATTTATACTATATACTAAAACTCAGTTCCCTTAGGAACAAGAACGTACCATTTGTCATTCTTTCCGTTTTTATTACAACCCTGCCACTCGCTTTAATATATGTAATTTACATTTTTGTCCATATTTTTCATTTTTTTAAAACTTTATCATTTAGGGATCAAAATTACCTTTTTATCTATCTTTTTGGTTTTTACATTTGATCTTTTTTCATGTTTTGGCCCCAAACAAAGCTTGGGTACACCGCCTAGTTGAAGCTAATGAAGCTTTTACGACTCTATATGAGTAGGAGATCGATAAACATATACTAGAGAGAAATTAAGAACTCTTTA encodes:
- the LOC101297010 gene encoding uncharacterized protein LOC101297010; protein product: MDIIHDAFSSFAARHEEEVVYETTDADYAFSNVDNDDYDKYNRLLDKAQTPLYPGCNVTVLGAIIEQIITKVDSNWSNVSFNRNLVNIKKLLPPGNNFPHSFDKVQSMLKDLGLGYENDACKNNYVLFYGVINKDLDYCPVCKALRWKSSSSSSKKKRIPKKVLHYFPLIPRLKRMYMSSHTSEKMRWHGVTRKNDDTLRQSADGEVWKSFDRSFPDFAEDIRNVRLGRV